From a single Salvelinus namaycush isolate Seneca chromosome 14, SaNama_1.0, whole genome shotgun sequence genomic region:
- the LOC120059094 gene encoding nascent polypeptide-associated complex subunit alpha-like isoform X2, giving the protein MPGETTTETVPELQQSQADTGSGTDSDSDDSVPDLEEQDSTQTQQAQLAAAAEIDEEPVSKAKQSRSEKKARKAMSKLGLRQVTGVTRVTIRKSKNILFVIPKPDVYKSSASDTYIVFGEAKIEDLSQQAQLAAAEKFKVQGEDRMSSIQENTQTPTVQEESEEEEVDETGVEVKDIELVMSQANVSRVKAIRALKNNNNDIVNAIMELTM; this is encoded by the exons GGTCTGgcacagattctgacagtgaTGACTCCGTACCAGACTTGGAGGAGCAGGACTCGACACAGACACAGCAGGCACAG CTTGCTGCAGCAGCTGAGATCGACGAGGAGCCAGTCAGCAAAGCCAAACAAAGTAGAAGTGAAAAGAAAGCTAGAAAG GCCATGTCCAAGCTGGGCCTCCGTCAGGTGACAGGCGTAACCAGGGTTaccatcaggaagtccaagaaCATCCTGTTTGTCATCCCCAAGCCAGACGTCTACAAGAGCTCCGCCTCCGACACATACATCGTTTTCGGAGAGGCTAAG ATTGAGGACCTGTCCCAACAAGCTCAACTGGCAGCAGCAGAGAAGTTcaaggtccagggagaagacagaaTGTCTAGCATCCAGgagaacacacagacacccactgtacaggaggagagtgaagaggaaGAG GTTGATGAGACTGGCGTGGAGGTGAAGGACATTGAGCTGGTGATGTCACAAGCCAACGTATCTCGAGTGAAGGCTATACGAGCGCTCAAGAACAACAACAACGACATTGTTAATGCCATCATG GAGCTGACCATGTAG